One window from the genome of Candidatus Chlorohelix allophototropha encodes:
- a CDS encoding DUF488 family protein, giving the protein MKNKLYTLGYTTTTGTVELEEIALAKSAILLDIRWRPTSAYPGWRSYYLEAYLKEHYQWCGQLGNKNYKKGGAIEIVNPTEGYPLLLNLLKQKNVILLCGCANLDTCHRLVVAKFVAPLVGEAEHLVGNRKIKTLVNG; this is encoded by the coding sequence ATGAAGAATAAGCTATACACGCTTGGATACACCACGACCACCGGGACGGTAGAGCTTGAGGAGATTGCACTTGCTAAGAGCGCAATCTTACTAGACATAAGGTGGAGACCTACATCTGCCTATCCGGGATGGCGAAGTTATTACCTTGAAGCCTACCTAAAAGAGCATTACCAGTGGTGCGGACAACTCGGCAACAAAAACTATAAGAAGGGTGGCGCGATTGAAATCGTAAACCCGACAGAAGGCTATCCGTTACTGCTTAACCTATTGAAGCAGAAGAATGTAATTCTGCTATGTGGCTGTGCGAATTTGGATACTTGCCACCGCTTAGTGGTAGCCAAGTTTGTAGCCCCGCTTGTAGGCGAAGCTGAACACCTTGTAGGTAACAGGAAGATTAAAACCTTAGTTAATGGTTGA